Within Vibrio campbellii CAIM 519 = NBRC 15631 = ATCC 25920, the genomic segment TTTGTTTTCGTTTGGTGTTGATAAGCCTTTTAAGCTCCAAGAAGACGTCGAGATAAAGGCAATATCAATGTTCAATCCGTTCAAGAACTCTGCGACTTTTCCACCAACTGTGGATTGGTTCTCACGATCAATTTTGCCTCCGGTATGGTAAAGCTCACATTGACTGTGCGTCATCAGGAAACCCGCAATAGAGAAGTCATTGGTGATCACTAATAGATCGTCACGATCCGCTATTTGATGGGCGATCTCTAGAGAGGTGGTTCCCGCATCCAAGTAAATCGTAGCGTCTTTGCCAATTAACGTGGCTGCAAGTTTGCCAATTTGAACCTTCTCATCCGCTTGTTGCTCGACTTTAGCGTCATGGGAAAGCTCAGAATGTAAAGCCTGAGCCAGCTGCACTCCACCAGAAACAGAAACGACTTTACCTGAGGATTCCAGTTTCACGATGTCACGGCGAATGGTCATATGTGATACGCCAAGGTGGTCGGTTAAATCTGAAATGCTTAACACTTCTTGGTGTGATAACAGGGACAATATGGTTCTTTGACGTTCTGCAGGGATCATGATTTCACTTCTATATTCTTGTTTTTCAGTATCCTACCAACCTTTTCGCTTTTTGTGAATATCTGTGAATATCTGTTCTCAACCTAATAAGCCTTGCCTTCCCTTGCGTTAACTGATCAGGTTATCTCTGCCCATAAAGAAGTAAATATCACTTTGTTGTTAATTTGTGTGAAAAAATGTGATTCAAAGCGAAGTCTCGGATTAATGCTTCACATATAATCACACCAACTAAACAAGAATTAACAAAATTCAATTTACCAAGAAGGCATTGTTGTTATGAGCGAAGTTCAATCTGTCGGTGTTATCGGTTTAGGCTCTATGGGAATGGGCGCGGCGAAGTCATGTGTGCGTGCTGGCCTTGATGTATATGGTTTCGACCTGAATCCTAGTGCTTTGGAAGAGCTGGGTGCATTTGGCGTGAAAGCGGTTTCTACCAACGCAGTCGAGTTTGCCGATCGACTTGATTCCGTGTTGGTTTTGGTCGTGAATGCGGCGCAAGTTAACACCGTATTGTTCACAACAGGTCTTGCGGCTGCGCTCAAGCCCAATACGCCTGTCATGGTATCAGCCACTATCTCGGCAGAAGACGCCAAGCAAATTGAAGCCAAATTGGCTGAGCACAATCTTGTGATGCTCGATGCGCCGGTATCTGGCGGCGCAGTAAAAGCAGAAGCTGGTGATATGACCATTATGGCGTCGGGCGCGCAAAGCACCTTTGAAGCGCTGGAGCCAGTACTGAGTGCAACGGCTGCCAAGGTATACAACATTGGTGAAGCTGTAGGCCTTGGTGCGACAGTGAAAATCATTCACCAACTGCTTGCGGGTGTTCACATTGCAGCAGGTGCCGAAGCGATGGCGCTTGCCGCTCGTGCAAACATTCCATTGGATTTGATGTACGACGTGGTGACTAATGCCGCGGGTAATTCTTGGATGTTTGAGAACCGCATGAAGCATGTCGTCGACGGTGACTACTCGCCGAAATCAATGGTCGATATTTTCGTTAAAGACCTAAACCTTGTGTCAGATACCGCGAAAGATCTGAAATTCCCTCTGCCACTTTCCAGTGCCGCCCTAAACATGTTTGTAAGCGCAAGCAATGCTGGTTTTGGTCAGGAAGACGACAGTGCCGTTATCAAAATCTTTAACGGTATTGAGCTTCCTGGTGTGGAAAGCAAAGACAAATAAGCGCAAGTAAAGTGGAGAAGTAATTATGTTATTAGGTGTTATTGCAGACGACTTTACTGGTGCGACTGATATTGCCGGATTCCTTGTAGAAAATGGCATGCGCACCGTGCAGCTTAACGGCATTCCAAAGCAAGAGGTTGATATTAATGCCGATGCGGTTGTGATCAGTCTTAAATCTCGTTCTTGCCCTGTCGATGAAGCAATCAACGATTCGGTGGCTGCGTTGAAATGGCTGCAAGCCAATGGCTGTCAGCAGTTCTACTTTAAGTACTGCTCAACTTTCGACAGCACCGCTGAAGGTAATATTGGTCCTGTTACTGACGCGTTGCTAGCCGAGTTAAATGAAGATTTCACCATTGTTTGTCCTGCGTTGCCGGTTAATGGCCGCACGGTTTACAACGGCCACCTGTTTGTTTTCCAAGACCTGCTCAGTGATTCTGGTATGCGTAACCATCCAGTGACACCAATGACAGATTCTAGCTTGATTCGCATGA encodes:
- a CDS encoding DeoR/GlpR family DNA-binding transcription regulator, which gives rise to MIPAERQRTILSLLSHQEVLSISDLTDHLGVSHMTIRRDIVKLESSGKVVSVSGGVQLAQALHSELSHDAKVEQQADEKVQIGKLAATLIGKDATIYLDAGTTSLEIAHQIADRDDLLVITNDFSIAGFLMTHSQCELYHTGGKIDRENQSTVGGKVAEFLNGLNIDIAFISTSSWSLKGLSTPNENKVLVKKAIIKAAQTNYLVSDSTKYGQIASFHALNIEQLDGIITDSNLSDVVTQELMDKGLSVIRGN
- the ltnD gene encoding L-threonate dehydrogenase gives rise to the protein MSEVQSVGVIGLGSMGMGAAKSCVRAGLDVYGFDLNPSALEELGAFGVKAVSTNAVEFADRLDSVLVLVVNAAQVNTVLFTTGLAAALKPNTPVMVSATISAEDAKQIEAKLAEHNLVMLDAPVSGGAVKAEAGDMTIMASGAQSTFEALEPVLSATAAKVYNIGEAVGLGATVKIIHQLLAGVHIAAGAEAMALAARANIPLDLMYDVVTNAAGNSWMFENRMKHVVDGDYSPKSMVDIFVKDLNLVSDTAKDLKFPLPLSSAALNMFVSASNAGFGQEDDSAVIKIFNGIELPGVESKDK